In the genome of Suncus etruscus isolate mSunEtr1 chromosome 3, mSunEtr1.pri.cur, whole genome shotgun sequence, the window gtattgtaaataagtatgctttcttattcctagtagataagagcttgcttATTTACATgggattttcccttttttagtgtgcctttgcagaaagaaatggtgcttcatttgggggtgaaaagaacagagaaacaagtcacacacccaaaaaacataaaaatagaaataaaatatatatatttgctcacatatgtgtagtgaaaaaatgattttaagtaaaatgaaataaaaaataaagaggtagtgttatacaggtcttatacttatgatggaagtataggtttccccattgccttttgagattttcttgtggggtgtaggttcccaggcaccttttcatcacacaccctgcccttcctgagattggtaaaagatttgagaggGGTCTTGTTTTTCAAACATCCTCATATattgacaattttgcccactggatttgttgtttgattgattgattttccccctttgagaactgttttataagcaatactggtagaagagtatctctgtatagatttcatgtttgaaccaagttatggggaatgttagATTTCATTTGTCAGCCCCCAGAATCAACAACAATATGAATGCGTATAAAATTTGTAGATTAACAAAGACATCAAAGAAATGTTTGAACATGTTTTCTTAGTGATTATCAACAACTTTCCTCATATGTGAGacttttctgagaaaataattcttaaaatattcattaacgTTAAAATTGTAAGATATTACCACTGTGAAATATCGGTGAtgcattaacaaagaaaaaataacaacccATAAAAACAACCCATAAAATCCATGGTCCAGAATGGTAGCACTCACACTTGGCTTACTTTCTCTGAATTTTGACAAAATGACTAGAATTaaacagaagtgacccctgagcagagcgaGAAATATGCATTGAACACACCTATGTGTggtcaaaacaaagcaaaagttttACAGGGTAACAAATGGTAAGACCAGAAATGCACacaacaggagccagagcaatagcacagggagtGGGGCATTTGCCCCACTGGATGAGACACATCCAGGTTTGGTCCATAGCATTATATATGGTTTGTAGAATTttcctagagtgatttctgagctaggagtaacaccagagtgccaccaagtgtggcccaaaaaccaaacaaataaacaaaaaaccccacaaaccaaaaaatatgaaatgttcCTGATTAGAGGATCTAAAGTACAAATTCATTATATGGCTTGATAAATAATGCAAATTATTCACCTGCTCGATTGTCAATAATATAAAATGagggaggggctgaagagatagcacccTGAGCACCTACAGGTTTGGCCTAAAACAAACAGCAAAGCATACAAGCTAAAAAGAGTTGTTGGTTATTTGACTGGTTATTTGGGggtgttttgtttggttgtttatttggtttttgggtcataattggcagcgctcagaggtgactcctggctctgcactcagaaattgctcctgtcaggcatgggggactttATAGAATGTtgaaaattgaaccagggtccatcttttgttggccacatgcaaaacaaatgccaccCTGCTGTGCCATCTATCCAGTCTtaggttttttggttgttttttttttttgttgttgttgttgagaggTTATTAGTATCTAGAGTTTACACAATCTAGCCCTGAGGTTTTCAGATATAACAGAATTTGCTTTGTTCAAGTTAAGAATAAACCTTGCAACAATGACCCTAATATAAAtaccaagtttttattttaatcaataaataacaaaataaaaacaaaaatgaaaaactaatatATAACAATCAAACCCAAGGCATCACATATTATAGGGTAATTTCTAAAAGTTATACAATTAAAAAGACATAGGTCTCATTCTCTAGATGTGAAATCTTccaattcaaattatttttaacaatgagTATGAATGAGGAGATCCTCATTCAtaagaactattttattttatcttgttttcatTTGTAAACTGTCCATCCAACTCTACTTGTTACTCTTAAGCTGCAGAAGAAATGACATAgcacattatatataaaaagcaaaaagtaaCCACATAGAGATTCTGCTTAATTAAAAATCTCTATTAAGTGGCCTGAATGACAGCACAAGAGTtttagcatttgctttgcagatggCAGAGTAGAGTTCAATGTCAGGCATCGCTTCTattctcccaagcctgctggaAGTGATTGCTGAACAGAGAAAATAAGTAACGCCTGAACACTGCCGTGTATGATACAAAGCCATAATCTTTGTGTATAAGCTCCTGAAACTTCCAGGTTTCAGCCGAAAGAATCCTGAGGAATCCATGTGGTTGTGTCGCATTCTCCTGTCCGGAGCCTAAGCCGCGCCAGACGAGGGACAGACATTCATGGCGAATGGGACCGATCTTCTCGCTCTGCCAGCGGGCCCCTCGCTTCTCCCCGCACCGGGTGTGTCGTGGGTGGGCGCAGGGGTGCGCAATCTGGCCCGACCTCGCTCTCTTCACTGAGGGCTGGGGTTCCTCTGACGCAGCAGACAGCCCTCGCGTGGTGGTCTTCTCCAACCGGCCCCCCATCCCCGCCTCCGGGGGAGGTGCAGAGGGGGCCGGCGCCCGGCGTTGCGTCTTGACGCTTCCACCCGGTCTTCGGTGGAGCGCTCCAGGTCGTCCATCAGGTGCCCAAAGCCAAGCTGGTGGCGTCGCTTCCCAGTCCCTGGCGCTGTGCTTCTGGTGTCAGACTGGGCTTTCCTCACTGACATACTTGCCCGCCGGCGCGGTGTTGGTGATCTTTTCCCCGAGGAcggctgggggtgggagggtcCGAGGCGATCAAGCTCGCCGATGATGGAGATGTCGGGCACCGTCCTGCCGTGGCCGGCCCCGGGCGCGTGCCCGCACACGGCCAGCATAGTCCCACGACAGTGGTGGGTGCCGTTGTGTTGTGTCGTCGGGGTCCCCTCGGGACGACCAGGACCTCTTAAAGATAGGCCTCCCGAGCCCGTCGTTGCTTTCCCCCTTCTCCTCGTTGGGGGAGAGCCGGCCCCTCGTCCAATGGGACCAAAGGCCGAGCTGCCGTGGCGGGGGGGACGCGGGTCCCCCTGCGGGCTCGGCGCACACGGACCTGACCGCGGACGCTCGCGCCTCTCGTTGTGACCCGTATCGcagccccccccctccccccagtttCTTATTCCCTGTGGGGAAGTCCGACGGGTGTCGCTCGCCTTGGGTTTCGGGGGTGGCGCCCCCTCGCGGAGGAAGCCTTCTCTAGCAATCCGAGAGGGTGCATTCCGCCGGTTTGTCCTTGCGAGTGCCTTGGTCCCCACTTGGGGACTGCCGGCCCTCCTTCCGCCTCTGTGCTGTGCCCACCGCCATTCGGGCCCCAGCGGCGGGGGTGTGCTGAGCAGCGCCTGTTCCTCTGGCCTACCGCTGCCCGCGCCTCCCCCCTCTGAGTCGGGGGAGGGTCCTGCCAGGCCGAGCTGGCGTTCCGGAAATTTGTTTgcgaattaaaaataaaaaaattaaaacaaacaaacaaaaaagaattctaaagagCTTGTAAAGAGTGTATATGTGTTCCAGGCTCCCATTCTGTTAGTTAATCACATAATCACTACTATTGGATGTCTGAAATAGTAAAAAGGAAACGTAATTCAATTAGCTTAATGATATAATGATCTAGGTCAGGGAAAGTCAAAAAATGAGCGAAGGTTTTTCTTGTAGGAGATCAGATTCAAAGCCAGCAATGCACATTCCCATTGGCATGTGGGAATGCCAAACACAGAGATGCAGTTAGTCTAAATGCAAAAACAGAGATACATTTAGCCtaaatcaaaaatagaaaaaacacacCATTATCTCCTTGAATCTTCTGCATTAGGAGGTGATTGAAAATACAGGTACTTTTACTCCTGCTCGGATATCAACTTGAAGGTATCAGAAATgaaatcatatttttttattattttggtgccATAACCGGTGATGTTCGGGGTTTAATCCTGCAATAGCTTCTGTCTTGgtgaacgatatgggatgctgggttatcTAACTACacactgtcctaggctagtgcgggaaaggcagaggccttaccacttgcgagACCACTCCAGCATCATGAAATTGAATCTTATTTTAGTAACTGAATAAGAAATGCAGAAGCTGGTAGTATGTGTATTTTTTGAATATTGCTTTGATTCTTGGCAATAGAATGggaaaatcatttaaatattatataccacTGAACTGATTTATAGGTTTCATCTGAACAGGACTTTTGCTCACAGACTTGTGTCCCTAAATGAGATCACTGAAGAAGTTAGAGCATGGGCCCAAAACAGGGGTATGGCTACAGCGGTGCCAGTTTCATaggactgtgctcaggatttctcTTGGTTGGACTCTGTAAACTTGAGTAAAATCAAAGAATTATACAAAGGCTTTTATGTGTCAATAAGGAAAACCTAAATTAATATCTCAACATCTACAGAAGTGTGGGGAAAATTCGTCATTTATAATCTCATATATGAACTACTGATTAAACTCCTTATGAaggtaccatgatttaccaagttggtCATGGTTGAATTTGTGGCACACGGACTTTCGTTACCAGCCCCACAATCATCTTCATATGCTGCTGCTCAAGTTACTAACATGAGCTGGAGGAAAAATGTCATCCATGGCCTCACTGAAGCACTGAGACACAGAGAAGGAGAAACTCTGGTCGTTTTACACTTCCCTGGAGAGAGTAAACCAGAAGACCCACCTGATAGTTTGGAATGTTGATGGTTTTAATTTGGTGCCCCACCCTAGAGTAATCAGGGCTTTTGCAAACTTTGTAGTCAAGTTTCACTTCTGAGAAGCCCTATACTAATTGAATGAACTTTCTGCTCAAGAGCCCAAATTTTTTAtgcatgtactatttctctatacTTCATAAGTACGAAGATGAAGGGCAGggccacaattaagtaaggacaTGCTatattgtggggaaaaaaaagactattattaagaaaatatgtttcctgcaagtgaagcaaaataaaatatgcaaagaacTCTGCCTAATCGATCACACTGAAAATCCGATCATCAGCCAAGCCCCACCCTACCCACCCATCACTCTTTCCTGGGTGGGTCCCGAGGCTACACCCACAGACCTATAAAAAGACTGTGGTCATTACTGGCTCACAGTTTGCTCTGCTGTGCCAGGCTGAGATACATTCCTGCAAGGAAAGTCAGCTCAGGACCAGCACCTGAAGAATCTCCAGGCAGAAGTTGGAGACCTAGGTGAGAAGGGATCAATGCAACAACGACACTTAAAGATTTGGGGATGCACAGAGCAATGGTGGGTAGAGAATGGGTATGGTGTCCCGGGGAGAAAAGCCTAGGACCACCTTAAGGTGCCAATGAGCTTGTCTGATTCAGTGCTGATGCTTTCTAACCTGTAGAAATTGTTATTTGCAGGAGTCCATATCTTTTCCAGAACTCAAGGCTATTGTGCTTGTGCAGAATCACAATCACCCAGGATATCTTGGCTTCATAACAACCATCTGAGAGAAGTTGTTGTGGTGAGGTTCTACTGTCCTCTAGGGAGCAGGGTGGCCAGAGAGACCACTGAAGTACTGGGAGAAATACACCCAGAAAGTGGGGAGCAGGACTGAGTGTTTCTCTTTCTGGCAGTAGTGAGCCTTAAACTGAGCCTTGTGAGTTGCCGACCACCAAACTGCCCTCCCCACAGCTGAGGATGGAGTTGTCCTCAGGCCTGGCCAAACTGCAGGCAGAGGTCATGTGCCCCGTGTGCCTGGACTACCTCAAGGACCCGGTGACCCTGGACTGCGGACACAACTTCTGTGGCGCCTGCATCGAGAATTCCTGGAAGGAGGTGGAGGGCACGTTCCCTTGCCCCCTGTGCAGGCAGCCCCGCCTGACAAGGAGCGTCAGTGCCAACCCGCAGCTGGCGAGGCTGGTGGAGCTGGCCCAGCTCCTGCAGGGCTCCAGGCCCCTTGCAGGCGAGGAGGCACAGGCAGAGGCGCGCAGCTGTGCGGAGCACCAGCAGGAGCTGAGCCTCTTCTGCGAGGACCACCAGGAGCTGCTGTGCCCGCGCTGCGCTCAGAGCGCGGCCCACCAGGGCCACCGCGTGGCGACGGTGCAGGAGGCCGCGCGCCGGCACCGCCAGAGGCTCGGCGGCTACATCGGGCCCCTCAAGAAGCGCCTGGCCCAGGTGCAGAAGATGACGGTGGCGCAGGACAGGACCCTGCGGCAGCTGCGGGAGGACGTGGACCGGCAGAAGCGGCGGCTGGCGTCGGAGTTCGAGCAGCTCGCGGAGTTCGTGGAGCGCCAGCAGGACGCCGCGCTGGGCAGGCTGGCCGAGGAAGACAAGCGCCTGCAGAGGCAGCTCAGCGCCAACATCGCCGCCTACTCGGACCACATCGCCCGGCTCAAGGGCCTCATGAAGGAGGTGGCGGAGCGCAGCGTCCTGTCCGAGGAGATGCTGCTCGCGGGCCTCGGGGGCGTCGTGCGGCGCTGCGAGGACCTGCAGCCCCCGGCCGTGGCGCCCCTGAGCTGCAGGCGCCCCGACTACAGCCTCCCCCCTCTGTGCTCTGCGCTGAGCAACCTCATCCGCAGGTTCCTCGAGCCCGTGAGCCTGGACCCCCGAACGGCTCACCCCAGCCTGCGCGTGTCTGAGGACGGCAAGTCCGTGTCCTGGGTGCCCAAAAGGCTCAGATCGCAGACGAGCGCCAAGTTCGGAGGCAGCAGCGCCGAGCTGGTGGTCCTGGGCCGCGAAGGCTTCTCCTGTGGCCGCCACTACTGGGAGGTGCAGGTGGGCGACAAGCCCGAGTGGGCCGTGGGCGTGTGCACAGACGCCCCTTGCAGCCAGGCCCAGGGCTTCCCGCCAGGCAGGAAGGGACTCTGGGTCCTGCAGCTGCAGGATGGCGTCTACCTGGGGGCCGGCCCTGCGGGGGCGCCCCTGGCTGTCAAGGACAGGCCCAAGGTCATCGGCATTTTCCTGGACTATGAGCTGGGCCAGCTTTGCTTCTACAATGCGAGCGACAGGTCCTACCTCCACTCTTTCTCGGAGACCTTTGCTGAGGTGCTGAAGCCCTACTTCCGTGTGGGGCCCGACTGCACCCCTCTGACCCTGAGCACTGGGAGTGGGGACCTGGACTGATCTGGTCCTTGTTTTTCTCCTTGCTGTAAGGGAAGTTATTGAGTTTGTAAATGTCATGGACTGGTTGCCCAGATATTCATTTCAAGGAAGTTGTGAGTTCTGGTGGTGGGAGTTTGGGACATGgcgttgttgtggttgttgtgtatgtaaatattttaagggattattatgttagtgaccctaacctgatcggtgattgtgccctaccatagggtgtgacctggcattctgcccccaccttagggtagtacctgattctgcttccaccattgcgTGGTATCtgttcccaccattgggtggtacctgattctgggggataaaaacaagggtctgtggaaggcgagaggctttggacttcttgtccaccgaataaagctattatttccaCAAACCTGACTGTCTGAAAGCTGTTTTctcgccgtttcacctcagaaccatagGCTAGACAgtgtggcagacgcgtgctctgagctgaaagggaaagacctcatcctccatccctccatcagtcaacctcttcaggggctgacttgcaacagttgtGTGGTGACTGGTGACTAATATATTTCTTGCAAATGTTTGTACTGTAAGTCATTATTAtacctatttttatatataatcaattgtaataaattctgatttttaatgactaaacaaagttatatttctttttttttcaataacttataTATAAGaaggcattatacatattttGTGATCACTGTATTATTACTAGCTTATCTCTAGTGTGGGAATTTGTTCATTATTatcaaatttgtatttttttaagaaaaacttcATATTTGTTCCCTTTTCACCAAAATGTTATGACATTATGAGTCTCAgggaattttataaatattgtgtgtgtgtgtttgcattaTAAACTTTGTGACCACTTTAGCATTAGTAGGTTATATCTATGCtgggaataattatttttataggtcaaatttgtattttcattaGAGAAACCTTATTTGTTCCATTTTTCTACAGGATTTTATAATTTTGAGGTGAATGTCTTGACTATGATGTAAggagttttatttattatagttggGTGATGTCCACATATTAATATTTAGTTAGTAAagtgggagatcactacagatattgcagacattcaaagggtaatcagagactaatttgagaaactctacaccactaaacatgagaacatggaagaaatggataaattctagaACTCTCAtgaccttccacagttgaataaggaggatgtagaatatCTGAACACCCCtattactattgagaaaattaaaaaatgtgatcaaatgtctgtcccaaaacaaaagcccaggcccaaggTGGATTTatgaatgaattatttcaaacctttcaggagGAGCTGCTACCTATCCCAGCcaggctttttcatgaaattgaaaacacAGGAAcccttccaaacagcttttatgaagccaacatcaccttgataccaaaatcagacagagatgctgccaaagaaaattatagaacaatatctctgatgaacacagataaaagatcctcaacaaaatcctggcaaataggatccaatgcctcatcaagaagatcattcactaagatcaagtaggtttcatcccaggaatgcaaggatggtttaacattgataaatctatcaaaataatacacaacatcaacaacaaaaaaataaaaatcacacaaccatataaatagacacagagaaagcatttgatcaaATTCTTGATCAAAGctatcaacaagatgggaatgaaaggaacctttctcaatatagttaaggccatctaccacaagtcaatggcaaatattatcctcaatggagaaaaactaaaagccttccctctaaattctggtacaagacaaggctgtcagctctcaccactcctattcaacatagcactggaagtacttgctatagcaattaggcaagaaaaagatatcaagggaatccagataggaaaggaagaagtcaagctctcactgttttcagattacataatggcaagctacaaaattaacacacaaatcaatgttctttttatacaccaataatgatagagaagaaatggacattaagaaaacatccccattcacattagtgccacacaaactcaattacTTTGGTGTCAAATTGACCAAATttgtgaaggacctgtacaaaaaaaactataaaaatctgctccacactactcaacttagaccccaggtgattagacaccatttgtccagccttgaaccttggatctcagacatagaaacgacacaattcttcacaacagctacaggaaacaagtacaaggtaaaaggccatggactccatgatcatcctttcctggctagcttgatttattatttatttcctgcTACCCTGATTATTCAGAGCAGGTTGGGTGgcgtttagaaatacagtgcctggagtgatcgtaaaacacatattttattttgcataagagtgggcatcttccataaagggattctcaacccagagttttcttttccgtggattctcatgttcagagtactcatgattaaagttgtgagctaattcccttaaatgctgtttttcattttgattatgactttctgcataatataagtgtcAATCAGAATTTTTATTGCAAAAGTGGAaccatttcaatatctccttctcagacacatctatcccagaatcagattcttttttgaacacatccatcttaagTATCACTGTAAAAGCTACTtatgaaactcccctgcagagaaatattaagttcatagagaaaatgaacaatgtctgccaaatacacaagcttagctacccattccttgtccaactggggctgtacaaagtcagagttctgctctcacaggaactgcactacttcttcccacttgccaacaaggcgagagagcacccttcccctgaacagccacttcacttcttcatggagaagatgctagtagtgggcattcatactctcacccagggtggtgaatagcctgaatttgatcacaattgtgaatttcacaaattatctttactgtgtcatctgtcacagagtttagttcagtaTGGAGGTTTTTCtttaatccagtctatcatacaatgagtggatacaatgtaagGGTTAGCAACTtgtgtttcttgtgactacacaaaaacactgaatcatgcacagtgcatcatctctacatacacatcagattattattctgaatgaaatgagtcagaaggagaggtgtagacacagaataatcatttttgGCATATAAGAATAGTAaatgacaatatggtaataatatctagaaaaaatagggatgagggacaggaggactagtccatgataggaagcttgccattaaAAGTGgcgagttcagttagaatagagaaggtacattatgacattgatagttgaaacttatcactctggacaagagctggatgctg includes:
- the LOC126004406 gene encoding tripartite motif-containing protein 75-like yields the protein MELSSGLAKLQAEVMCPVCLDYLKDPVTLDCGHNFCGACIENSWKEVEGTFPCPLCRQPRLTRSVSANPQLARLVELAQLLQGSRPLAGEEAQAEARSCAEHQQELSLFCEDHQELLCPRCAQSAAHQGHRVATVQEAARRHRQRLGGYIGPLKKRLAQVQKMTVAQDRTLRQLREDVDRQKRRLASEFEQLAEFVERQQDAALGRLAEEDKRLQRQLSANIAAYSDHIARLKGLMKEVAERSVLSEEMLLAGLGGVVRRCEDLQPPAVAPLSCRRPDYSLPPLCSALSNLIRRFLEPVSLDPRTAHPSLRVSEDGKSVSWVPKRLRSQTSAKFGGSSAELVVLGREGFSCGRHYWEVQVGDKPEWAVGVCTDAPCSQAQGFPPGRKGLWVLQLQDGVYLGAGPAGAPLAVKDRPKVIGIFLDYELGQLCFYNASDRSYLHSFSETFAEVLKPYFRVGPDCTPLTLSTGSGDLD